One window from the genome of Streptomyces sp. NBC_00287 encodes:
- a CDS encoding ABC transporter ATP-binding protein, with product MQIQDLPYPDPGVPDARSGPRFLWWLFRNQLGGQLKALAWGLLHFVSVASLPFCVGLAIQAVVDRSGSRLAIAGGLLALACAGNALGDTFLHRAAVTNWIGAAARVQQLLARKAALLGSALTRRVAAGEVVAVSTGDVEKIGWFVEAVSRFTAAAVTIVLVCIGLVIYQPALGVVVAVGLPVLALAVLPLLPRATRRADFQREKAGRATELASDTVAGLRVLRGIGGEELFLDRYRSASQEVRHAAVRSARMWALITAIQVLLPGLLLIAVVWYGVHLARDGRIAVGELVTAYSSIMLLTYPLRHFEEIAMAYSLSRPSARRAARVLSLERAVDDRGTDGSRAADLPSGDLYDPATGLLAPTGRFTAVVCGDPDAAGRLAERLGGHPSEAGTSVRLGGVALDELPLDTARTAVLVQDKDPVLLSGTLRELLDVPKSGAVGSTEALAAAQCEDVLAALAQGSLDAADPMDALITERGRSLSGGQRQRLALARSLVTDPEVLVLDEPTSAVDSHTEARIAGGLRDLREGRTTVVFTSSPLLLDRADRVVLVHEGEVTAVGMHRELLHKEPLYRAVVTRETDEEAALRDAARVDGDSRLDGDSRRAGDSRRAGDSRLDALEEIEESA from the coding sequence ATGCAGATTCAAGACCTTCCGTATCCCGACCCGGGCGTCCCGGACGCCCGCTCGGGGCCCCGCTTCCTGTGGTGGCTCTTCCGAAACCAACTCGGCGGACAACTGAAGGCCCTGGCCTGGGGCCTGCTGCACTTCGTGTCCGTCGCCTCTCTGCCGTTCTGTGTCGGACTCGCCATCCAGGCCGTCGTGGACCGCTCCGGCAGCCGGCTCGCGATCGCCGGCGGGCTGCTGGCGCTCGCCTGCGCCGGCAACGCCCTCGGCGACACCTTCCTGCACCGCGCCGCCGTCACCAACTGGATCGGCGCCGCGGCCCGCGTCCAGCAACTGCTGGCCCGCAAGGCCGCCCTGCTCGGCTCCGCGCTGACCCGGCGCGTCGCGGCCGGCGAGGTCGTGGCCGTCTCCACCGGTGACGTCGAGAAGATCGGCTGGTTCGTGGAGGCCGTCTCCCGGTTCACCGCGGCCGCGGTCACCATCGTGCTGGTCTGTATCGGCCTGGTGATCTACCAGCCCGCGCTCGGCGTGGTCGTCGCGGTGGGCCTGCCCGTCCTGGCGCTGGCGGTCCTGCCGCTGCTGCCCCGGGCGACCCGACGAGCCGACTTCCAGCGCGAGAAGGCGGGCCGCGCCACCGAACTGGCCTCCGACACCGTCGCGGGCCTGCGCGTACTGCGCGGTATCGGCGGCGAGGAACTCTTCCTCGACCGCTACCGCAGCGCCTCCCAGGAGGTCCGCCACGCCGCCGTGCGCAGCGCCAGGATGTGGGCCCTGATCACCGCGATCCAGGTACTCCTGCCGGGCCTGCTGCTGATCGCGGTCGTCTGGTACGGCGTCCATCTCGCCCGCGACGGCCGTATCGCCGTCGGTGAACTGGTCACCGCCTACAGCTCGATCATGCTGCTCACCTACCCTCTGCGGCACTTCGAAGAGATCGCCATGGCCTACTCCTTGTCGCGCCCCTCGGCCCGGCGGGCCGCGCGGGTGCTGTCGCTGGAGCGAGCCGTGGACGACCGTGGCACCGACGGCTCGCGCGCGGCGGACCTGCCGTCCGGCGATCTGTACGACCCGGCCACCGGACTGCTCGCGCCCACGGGCCGGTTCACCGCCGTGGTGTGTGGTGACCCGGACGCGGCCGGACGGCTGGCCGAGCGGCTCGGTGGCCACCCCTCCGAGGCCGGCACCTCGGTCCGGCTGGGCGGGGTGGCGCTGGACGAACTGCCTCTCGACACCGCGCGCACTGCAGTCCTCGTCCAGGACAAGGACCCGGTACTGCTCTCCGGCACCCTGCGCGAACTGCTCGACGTACCCAAGTCGGGCGCGGTCGGCTCGACGGAGGCGCTCGCGGCGGCGCAGTGCGAGGACGTACTGGCCGCGCTGGCCCAGGGTTCGCTCGACGCAGCGGACCCGATGGACGCCCTCATCACCGAACGCGGCCGCTCCCTGTCCGGCGGCCAGCGCCAGCGCCTGGCACTGGCCCGGTCGCTGGTCACGGATCCGGAGGTGCTCGTCCTGGACGAACCCACCTCTGCCGTGGACTCCCACACAGAGGCACGGATCGCGGGTGGCCTGCGGGATCTGCGCGAGGGGCGCACCACCGTGGTGTTCACCTCCTCCCCGCTGCTCCTGGACCGCGCCGACCGCGTCGTCCTCGTGCACGAAGGCGAGGTCACAGCGGTCGGGATGCACCGGGAGCTGCTGCACAAGGAGCCGTTGTACCGGGCCGTGGTGACTCGGGAGACGGATGAGGAAGCGGCGCTGCGCGACGCGGCACGGGTGGACGGGGACTCCCGGCTGGACGGGGATTCGCGACGGGCCGGGGATTCACGACGGGCCGGGGACTCGCGACTGGACGCACTGGAAGAGATCGAGGAGAGCGCATGA
- a CDS encoding PPOX class F420-dependent oxidoreductase yields MAQKMTDTEWREFVSHGTRTAKLSTVRADGSPHVAPIWFLLDGDEVVFNTGSTSVKGRNLARDGRVALCVDDDRPPFDFVVLQGKAQISQDPEQLRHWAARIGARYMGEERAEEFGARNGVPGELLVRVAIEKVLAHKSVAD; encoded by the coding sequence ATGGCACAGAAGATGACCGACACGGAATGGCGGGAGTTCGTCTCGCACGGCACCCGTACCGCGAAGCTGTCGACGGTCCGGGCCGACGGAAGTCCGCACGTGGCCCCGATCTGGTTTCTGCTCGACGGGGACGAGGTGGTGTTCAACACCGGCAGTACCAGCGTGAAGGGGCGCAACCTCGCCCGCGACGGCCGCGTCGCGCTGTGCGTGGACGACGACCGGCCGCCGTTCGACTTCGTCGTACTGCAGGGCAAGGCCCAGATCTCGCAGGATCCCGAGCAGCTGAGGCACTGGGCCGCGCGCATCGGGGCCCGGTACATGGGCGAGGAGCGCGCCGAGGAGTTCGGGGCCCGCAACGGCGTTCCGGGTGAACTCCTCGTCCGCGTCGCGATCGAGAAGGTCCTGGCGCACAAGTCCGTCGCGGACTGA
- a CDS encoding DUF5709 domain-containing protein, translating to MNSADGWGDDVYQPDASEVQDDAGLLDAEDTLDNDGVGDPLDRGWSPPERPWAVERSGVTAAERHQGETLDQRLAEELPDLETPDGDGIGDVEGTDGELLDNEVGAARSGRLVAPDEGAHEDEESALVATDVGIDGAAASAEEAAMHIVDEDALSG from the coding sequence GTGAACAGCGCCGACGGATGGGGTGACGACGTCTACCAGCCCGACGCGTCCGAAGTCCAGGACGACGCGGGGCTGCTCGACGCCGAGGACACCCTGGACAACGACGGCGTCGGCGACCCTCTCGACCGGGGCTGGTCCCCGCCGGAGCGACCATGGGCGGTGGAGCGCAGCGGTGTGACGGCCGCCGAGCGCCACCAGGGCGAGACGCTGGACCAGCGGCTCGCCGAGGAGCTGCCCGACCTCGAGACTCCCGACGGCGACGGCATCGGCGACGTCGAGGGCACCGACGGCGAACTCCTCGACAACGAGGTCGGCGCGGCCCGCTCCGGCCGGCTCGTCGCCCCCGACGAGGGCGCGCACGAGGACGAGGAGAGCGCGCTGGTCGCCACGGACGTCGGTATCGACGGCGCCGCGGCCTCGGCCGAGGAGGCCGCCATGCACATCGTCGACGAGGACGCCCTGTCCGGCTGA
- a CDS encoding roadblock/LC7 domain-containing protein, with product MAQNQGLGWLLDDLTERVEHVRHALVLSNDGLVTGASTGLRREDAEHLAAVSSGLHSLAKGSGHHFGAGRVRQTMVEFDDAVLFVTAAGTGSCLCVLSGAEADIGQIAYEMTLLVNRVGEHLAVDARKPERDSTTEL from the coding sequence ATGGCGCAGAATCAAGGACTTGGCTGGCTGCTGGACGATCTGACGGAGCGTGTGGAGCATGTGCGGCACGCGCTGGTCCTGTCCAACGACGGGCTGGTGACCGGCGCGAGCACCGGGCTGCGCCGCGAGGACGCGGAGCATCTGGCCGCGGTCTCCTCCGGGCTGCACAGCCTCGCCAAGGGCTCCGGCCACCACTTCGGCGCGGGCAGGGTGCGCCAGACGATGGTCGAGTTCGACGACGCCGTCCTGTTCGTGACGGCCGCCGGAACCGGCAGCTGCCTGTGCGTCCTCAGTGGAGCGGAGGCCGACATCGGCCAGATCGCCTACGAGATGACCCTGCTCGTCAACCGGGTCGGCGAGCACCTCGCGGTGGATGCGCGAAAGCCCGAGCGGGATTCCACCACGGAGCTCTGA
- a CDS encoding type B 50S ribosomal protein L31 produces MQQDKHPDYHQVVFRDRAAGYAFLTRSTATSGETIEWDDGETYPVVDVEISSESHPFYTGKARTVDTEGRVARFERRYGGAGADDS; encoded by the coding sequence ATGCAGCAGGACAAGCACCCCGACTACCACCAGGTCGTCTTCCGGGACCGCGCCGCCGGGTACGCCTTCCTCACCCGGTCCACCGCGACCAGCGGCGAGACCATCGAGTGGGACGACGGCGAGACCTACCCGGTCGTGGACGTGGAGATCTCCTCGGAGAGCCACCCCTTCTACACCGGCAAGGCGCGGACGGTGGACACGGAGGGCCGCGTCGCCCGCTTCGAGCGGCGCTACGGCGGCGCAGGCGCCGACGACTCCTGA
- a CDS encoding ABC transporter ATP-binding protein, whose protein sequence is MIGVAPPAYDPAAPTTANTLPVGAPATVRAYVIELFRRHRRAFLILIAVNTAAVMASMAGPWLLGGLVERVSDGALELHLGLTVSLFLVALVIQAVFVREVRLRGAILGERMLADLREDFLVRSVGLPPGVLERAGTGDLLSRITTDIDRLANAMREAVPQLAIGVVWAALLLGGLVITAPPLGAAVLVAVPLLVVGCRWYFKRAPAAYRSEAAGYAAVAAALAETVDAGRTVEAHRLGERRIDLSKQRVKEWTAWERYTLWLRSVLFPVINVTHVTVLGSVLMLGGVFALQGWIGVGELTTGALIAQMLVDPVGLILRWYDELQVAQVSLARLVGVRDIEPDAGDASLAPDGRDVHADRVHFGYVDGVDVLRKVSLEVAPGTRLALVGPSGAGKSTLGRLLAGIYAPREGRIALGGAELSRMPAERVREHVALVNQEHHVFVGSLRDNLLLALPHSRLPSSAGAPDDAVDAELWAALGAVDADGWARALDDGLDTEVGSGGFALTPAQAQQIALARLVLADPHTLVLDEATSLLDPRAARHLERSLARVLHGRTVVAIAHRLHTAHDADVIAVVENGRISELGSHDELVAAKGAYAALWRSWHG, encoded by the coding sequence ATGATCGGCGTGGCGCCACCGGCCTACGACCCCGCGGCCCCGACGACGGCGAACACGCTGCCCGTCGGCGCCCCGGCCACCGTACGCGCCTACGTGATCGAACTGTTCCGCCGGCACCGCCGGGCCTTCCTGATCCTGATCGCCGTCAACACGGCCGCCGTCATGGCCTCCATGGCGGGGCCGTGGCTGCTCGGCGGCCTGGTCGAGCGGGTGTCGGACGGTGCGCTGGAGCTCCATCTGGGGCTCACCGTCTCGCTGTTCCTGGTCGCGCTCGTCATCCAGGCGGTGTTCGTCCGGGAGGTCCGGCTGCGCGGCGCGATACTCGGCGAGCGGATGCTGGCCGACCTGCGCGAGGACTTCCTCGTCCGGTCCGTCGGGCTGCCGCCCGGCGTGCTGGAGCGCGCCGGGACCGGCGATCTGCTGTCCCGGATCACGACCGACATCGACCGGCTCGCCAACGCCATGCGCGAAGCCGTGCCCCAGCTGGCGATCGGCGTGGTGTGGGCGGCGCTGCTGCTGGGCGGACTGGTGATCACGGCGCCGCCGCTGGGCGCCGCGGTGCTGGTCGCCGTACCGCTGCTGGTCGTCGGCTGCCGCTGGTACTTCAAGCGGGCGCCCGCCGCCTACCGCTCGGAGGCCGCCGGGTACGCCGCCGTGGCCGCCGCCCTGGCCGAGACGGTGGACGCCGGCCGCACGGTCGAGGCCCACCGGCTCGGCGAGCGCCGTATCGACCTGTCCAAGCAGCGGGTCAAGGAGTGGACGGCCTGGGAGCGCTACACGCTCTGGCTGCGGTCGGTGCTCTTCCCGGTCATCAACGTCACCCATGTCACCGTCCTCGGCTCGGTCCTGATGCTCGGCGGCGTGTTCGCCCTGCAGGGCTGGATCGGGGTGGGCGAGCTGACCACGGGCGCGCTCATCGCGCAGATGCTCGTCGATCCGGTGGGCCTGATTCTGCGCTGGTACGACGAGCTCCAGGTCGCCCAGGTGTCGCTGGCCCGCCTCGTCGGCGTCCGGGACATCGAGCCGGACGCCGGGGACGCCTCGCTCGCTCCCGACGGACGCGACGTGCACGCCGACCGGGTGCACTTCGGCTACGTCGACGGCGTGGACGTCCTGCGCAAGGTGTCCCTCGAGGTGGCCCCCGGCACCCGTCTCGCGCTGGTCGGCCCGTCCGGCGCGGGCAAGTCCACGCTGGGCAGGCTGCTCGCCGGCATCTACGCGCCCCGGGAGGGCCGGATCGCCCTCGGCGGTGCGGAGCTGTCCCGGATGCCTGCCGAGCGGGTCCGCGAGCACGTGGCCCTCGTCAATCAGGAGCACCACGTCTTCGTGGGTTCCCTGCGCGACAACCTGTTGCTCGCCCTCCCCCACTCCCGGCTCCCGTCGAGTGCGGGGGCGCCGGACGACGCCGTCGACGCCGAGCTGTGGGCGGCGCTCGGGGCGGTGGACGCGGACGGCTGGGCACGCGCCCTCGACGACGGCCTGGACACCGAGGTCGGCTCCGGCGGCTTCGCCCTGACCCCGGCGCAGGCGCAGCAGATCGCGCTGGCCCGACTGGTGCTGGCCGACCCGCACACCTTGGTCCTGGACGAGGCGACGTCCCTGCTCGACCCACGGGCCGCCCGCCATCTGGAACGCTCCCTGGCCCGCGTCCTGCACGGCCGCACGGTGGTGGCCATCGCCCACCGCCTGCACACCGCCCACGACGCCGACGTCATCGCCGTCGTCGAGAACGGCCGGATCAGCGAGCTGGGCAGCCATGACGAGCTGGTCGCGGCGAAGGGGGCGTACGCGGCGCTGTGGCGGTCCTGGCACGGGTGA
- a CDS encoding metal-dependent hydrolase, whose product MMGPAHSLSGAAAWLGVGAAAAAAGRPMPWPVVLVGALICAGAALAPDLDHKAATISRAFGPLSRGLCEIVDKLSYAVYKATRKQGDPRRSGGHRTLTHTWLWAVLIGAGASVLAITGGRWAVLGILFAHIVLAIEGLLWRATRGSSADVLVWLLAATSAWILAGVLDKPGNGADWLFTAPGQEYLWLGLPIVLGALVHDIGDALTVSGCPILWPIPVGRKRWYPIGPPKAMRFRAGSWVELKVLMPVFMLLGGVGCAAALNVI is encoded by the coding sequence ATGATGGGACCAGCACACTCACTGTCGGGCGCCGCGGCCTGGCTCGGCGTAGGGGCGGCGGCCGCGGCGGCCGGACGTCCGATGCCCTGGCCCGTCGTCCTGGTCGGCGCGCTGATCTGCGCCGGCGCGGCTCTGGCCCCGGACCTCGACCACAAGGCGGCCACCATCTCCCGGGCCTTCGGGCCGCTCTCACGGGGGCTGTGCGAGATCGTCGACAAGCTCTCCTACGCCGTCTACAAGGCGACCAGGAAGCAGGGCGACCCGCGCCGCTCCGGCGGCCACCGCACGCTCACGCACACCTGGCTGTGGGCGGTCCTGATCGGCGCCGGCGCCTCGGTGCTGGCGATCACCGGGGGGCGTTGGGCGGTGCTGGGCATCCTCTTCGCGCACATAGTGCTCGCCATCGAGGGCCTGCTGTGGCGGGCGACCCGTGGCTCCAGCGCCGACGTGCTGGTGTGGCTGCTGGCGGCGACCAGTGCGTGGATCCTCGCGGGCGTGCTGGACAAGCCGGGCAACGGCGCGGACTGGCTGTTCACGGCGCCGGGCCAGGAGTATCTGTGGTTGGGCCTGCCGATCGTGCTGGGCGCGCTGGTGCACGACATCGGGGACGCGCTGACGGTGTCGGGCTGCCCGATCCTGTGGCCGATCCCGGTGGGCCGCAAGCGCTGGTACCCGATCGGCCCGCCGAAGGCCATGCGCTTCCGGGCGGGCAGCTGGGTGGAGCTGAAGGTGCTGATGCCCGTGTTCATGCTGCTCGGGGGCGTGGGCTGCGCGGCGGCGCTCAACGTGATCTGA
- a CDS encoding acyl-CoA thioesterase, whose protein sequence is MTTNPAERLVDLLDLEQIEVNIFRGRSPQESLQRVFGGQVAGQALVAAARTTDGDRPVHSLHAYFLRPGRPGVPIVYQVERVRDGRSFTTRRVTAVQQGRTIFNLTASFHKPEQGSFEHQLPPARKVPDPESLPTVTDEIREHLGALPEQLERMARRQPFDIRYVDRLRWTPEEVKDAEPRSAVWMRAVGPLGDDPVVHTCALTYASDMTLLDAVRIPVEPLWGPRSFDIASLDHAMWFHRPFRADEWFLYDQESPIATGGRGLARGRIYDLQGRLLVSVVQEGLFRAL, encoded by the coding sequence ATGACGACGAATCCGGCCGAGAGGCTCGTCGACCTGCTCGACCTGGAGCAGATCGAGGTCAACATCTTCCGTGGCCGCAGTCCCCAGGAGTCCCTGCAGCGGGTCTTCGGCGGGCAGGTGGCGGGCCAGGCGCTGGTCGCCGCCGCGCGCACCACGGACGGCGACCGTCCGGTGCACTCGCTGCACGCGTACTTCCTGCGCCCGGGCCGGCCGGGCGTTCCGATCGTGTACCAGGTCGAACGGGTGCGGGACGGGCGGTCGTTCACGACCCGCCGGGTCACCGCAGTGCAGCAGGGCCGCACGATCTTCAATCTCACCGCCTCCTTTCACAAGCCTGAGCAGGGGAGCTTCGAGCACCAGCTGCCGCCGGCCCGTAAGGTCCCGGACCCGGAGTCGCTGCCGACGGTCACCGACGAGATCCGGGAGCATCTGGGCGCACTGCCGGAGCAGTTGGAGCGGATGGCTCGCCGCCAGCCCTTCGACATCCGCTATGTGGACCGGCTGCGCTGGACGCCCGAGGAGGTCAAGGACGCCGAGCCGCGCAGCGCGGTGTGGATGCGTGCGGTCGGGCCGCTCGGGGACGACCCGGTCGTGCACACCTGCGCGCTGACCTACGCCAGTGACATGACCCTCCTGGACGCCGTGCGCATCCCGGTCGAACCCCTGTGGGGCCCGCGGAGTTTCGACATCGCGTCGCTGGACCACGCGATGTGGTTCCACCGGCCGTTCCGCGCGGACGAGTGGTTCCTGTACGACCAGGAGTCGCCGATCGCCACGGGCGGGCGTGGTCTGGCCCGTGGGCGGATCTATGACCTCCAGGGACGGCTGCTGGTGTCGGTCGTCCAGGAGGGGCTGTTCAGAGCCCTGTAG
- a CDS encoding DUF6397 family protein, producing MTGDTITQPHGTSCTPGRAARELGLKRREFDLAVHLGHIRTVPDEGGGGARRVARSEIERVRASDGFPESLLERVRTVGTTEGATLMQVPPGRFTRLARLGLVVPVTFYLNRYRAVVWMYLAEELRQFAADEENTPLLKARTPEGLRDQLEAGLDLRPRNWRGRHLGYLLRQTDDPWQQAGAVAAFLDPIQIAEIVTDPYERSHLNRFRPGPPAHGTPGSPAARLCEQIMTADDADEIGWLRADLAQAVDEAREHRPAPRPTAKPATPAPVPDEPRPPHRLLGWLRRRSA from the coding sequence ATGACAGGCGACACGATCACACAACCGCACGGCACCTCCTGCACGCCAGGACGCGCCGCCCGGGAACTGGGGCTGAAGCGACGCGAGTTCGACCTCGCCGTCCACCTCGGCCACATCCGGACCGTGCCCGACGAAGGAGGAGGCGGAGCCCGCCGCGTCGCCCGCTCCGAGATCGAGCGCGTGCGGGCCTCGGACGGCTTCCCCGAGTCGCTGCTGGAGCGGGTGCGAACCGTTGGCACCACCGAAGGCGCCACCCTGATGCAGGTGCCACCCGGCCGGTTCACCCGCCTCGCCCGCCTCGGCCTGGTGGTGCCCGTGACCTTCTATCTCAACCGCTACCGGGCCGTGGTCTGGATGTATCTGGCCGAGGAACTGAGGCAGTTCGCGGCCGACGAGGAGAACACCCCGCTGCTGAAGGCGCGTACCCCCGAAGGGCTGCGCGACCAACTGGAGGCCGGCCTGGATCTGCGCCCGCGCAACTGGCGCGGACGCCATCTGGGATACCTGCTGCGGCAGACCGACGACCCGTGGCAGCAGGCCGGAGCCGTGGCAGCCTTCCTCGACCCCATCCAGATCGCGGAGATCGTCACCGACCCCTACGAGCGCTCCCATCTGAACCGCTTCCGGCCCGGCCCGCCCGCGCACGGAACACCGGGCTCACCGGCCGCGCGCCTGTGCGAGCAGATCATGACGGCGGACGACGCGGACGAGATCGGCTGGCTGCGGGCCGACCTCGCACAGGCGGTGGACGAGGCGCGCGAGCACCGGCCCGCGCCGCGCCCCACGGCGAAGCCGGCCACCCCCGCGCCGGTACCCGACGAACCCCGGCCCCCGCACCGACTGCTCGGCTGGCTGCGCCGCAGAAGCGCCTGA
- a CDS encoding DEAD/DEAH box helicase — MTLIDQLPPTADPDALYEAFESWAEERGLTLYPHQEEALIEVVSGANVIVSTPTGSGKSMIAAGAHFAALARDEVTFYTAPIKALVSEKFFELCKIFGTENVGMLTGDASVNADAPVICCTAEVLASIALRDGKHADVGQVVMDEFHFYAEGDRGWAWQIPILELPQAQFVLMSATLGDVSMFEEDLTRRTGRPTAVVRSATRPVPLSYEYKLTPLTETLTELLETKQAPVYIVHFTQAQAVERAQALMSINMCTREEKDQIAELIGNFRFTTKFGRNLSRYVRHGIGVHHAGMLPKYRRLVEKLAQAGLLKVICGTDTLGVGVNVPIRTVLFTALTKYDGSRVRTLRAREFHQIAGRAGRAGFDTAGFVVAQAPEHVIENEKALAKAGDDPKKRRKVVRKKAPEGFVGWTDNTFEKLIGSEPEPLTSRFRVTHTMLLSVIARPGNAFEAMRHLLEDNHEPRKQQLRHIRRAIAIYRSLLDGGIVEKLDQPDAEGRIVRLTVDLQQDFALNQPLSTFALAAFELLDPESPSYALDMVSVVESTLDDPRQILVAQLNKAKGEAVAAMKADGVEYEERMERLQDISYPKPLEELLFHAYDTYRKSHPWVGDHPLSPKSVIRDMYERAMSFTELVSHYELARTEGIVLRYLASAYKTLDHNIPDDLKSEDLQDLIEWLGEMVRQVDSSLLDEWEQLANPEEMTAEEAQEKADEVKPVTTNARAFRVLVRNALFRRVELAALDHVEELGEMDADAGWDADAWGEAMDKYWDEYDDLGTGPNARGPKLLVIEEEPANRLWRVRQIFDDPNGDHDWGISAEIDLAASDAEGRAVVRVTDVGQL; from the coding sequence GTGACCCTCATCGATCAGCTGCCGCCGACCGCCGACCCCGACGCCCTCTACGAAGCCTTCGAGTCGTGGGCCGAGGAGCGCGGCCTGACCCTCTATCCCCACCAGGAGGAGGCGCTGATCGAGGTGGTCTCCGGCGCGAACGTGATCGTGTCGACGCCCACCGGCTCCGGCAAGAGCATGATCGCGGCGGGAGCCCACTTCGCCGCGCTCGCCCGGGACGAGGTCACCTTCTACACGGCTCCGATCAAGGCGCTGGTGTCGGAGAAGTTCTTCGAGCTGTGCAAGATCTTCGGCACCGAGAACGTCGGCATGCTCACCGGCGACGCGTCCGTCAACGCCGACGCCCCGGTCATCTGCTGCACCGCGGAGGTCCTCGCCTCGATCGCGCTGCGCGACGGCAAGCACGCCGATGTCGGGCAGGTCGTCATGGACGAGTTCCACTTCTACGCGGAGGGGGACCGCGGGTGGGCCTGGCAGATCCCGATCCTCGAACTGCCGCAGGCGCAGTTCGTGCTGATGTCGGCCACGCTCGGCGACGTCTCGATGTTCGAGGAGGACCTCACCCGGCGCACCGGCCGCCCGACGGCCGTGGTCCGCTCGGCGACCCGTCCCGTGCCGCTGTCCTACGAGTACAAACTCACCCCGCTCACCGAGACGCTGACCGAACTGCTGGAGACCAAGCAGGCGCCGGTCTACATCGTGCACTTCACGCAGGCGCAGGCCGTGGAGCGGGCGCAGGCGCTGATGAGCATCAACATGTGCACGCGCGAGGAGAAGGACCAGATCGCCGAGCTCATCGGCAACTTCCGCTTCACCACCAAGTTCGGCCGCAACCTCTCCCGTTACGTCCGGCACGGCATCGGTGTCCATCACGCCGGCATGCTGCCCAAGTACCGCCGGCTGGTGGAGAAGCTCGCCCAGGCCGGTCTGCTGAAGGTCATCTGCGGTACCGACACGCTGGGCGTGGGCGTCAATGTCCCCATCCGCACAGTGCTGTTCACGGCGCTGACGAAGTACGACGGCAGCCGTGTCCGCACCCTGCGCGCCCGTGAGTTCCACCAGATCGCGGGCCGGGCCGGTCGTGCGGGCTTCGACACGGCGGGCTTTGTCGTCGCCCAGGCACCCGAGCATGTCATCGAGAACGAGAAAGCGCTGGCCAAGGCCGGCGACGATCCGAAGAAGCGCCGCAAGGTCGTCCGCAAGAAGGCGCCCGAGGGCTTCGTCGGGTGGACGGACAACACCTTCGAGAAGCTCATCGGCTCCGAGCCGGAGCCGCTCACGTCCCGCTTCCGGGTGACCCACACCATGCTGCTGTCGGTGATCGCCCGGCCGGGCAACGCCTTCGAGGCGATGCGGCATCTGCTGGAGGACAACCACGAGCCGCGCAAGCAGCAGCTGAGGCACATCCGGCGCGCGATCGCCATCTACCGCTCGCTGTTGGACGGCGGCATCGTCGAGAAGCTCGACCAGCCGGACGCCGAGGGCCGTATCGTCCGGCTCACCGTCGATCTCCAGCAGGACTTCGCCCTCAACCAGCCGCTGTCCACCTTCGCGCTGGCAGCGTTCGAGCTGCTGGACCCGGAGTCGCCTTCCTACGCCCTGGACATGGTGTCCGTCGTGGAGTCCACCCTGGACGATCCCCGGCAGATCCTCGTCGCCCAGCTGAACAAGGCCAAGGGCGAGGCCGTCGCCGCGATGAAGGCCGACGGCGTGGAGTACGAGGAGCGCATGGAGCGCCTCCAGGACATCAGCTACCCCAAGCCCCTGGAGGAGCTGCTCTTCCACGCGTACGACACGTACCGCAAGAGCCACCCCTGGGTCGGTGACCATCCGCTCTCGCCGAAGTCCGTCATCCGCGACATGTACGAACGGGCGATGTCCTTCACGGAGTTGGTGTCCCACTACGAGCTGGCCCGCACCGAGGGCATCGTGCTGCGCTACCTGGCGAGCGCCTACAAGACCCTCGACCACAACATCCCGGACGATCTGAAGTCCGAGGACCTGCAGGACCTGATCGAGTGGCTGGGCGAGATGGTCCGCCAGGTCGACTCCAGCCTGCTGGACGAGTGGGAGCAGCTCGCCAATCCGGAGGAGATGACCGCGGAGGAGGCCCAGGAGAAGGCCGACGAGGTCAAGCCGGTCACCACCAACGCGCGCGCCTTCCGTGTCCTGGTCCGCAACGCGCTGTTCCGCCGGGTCGAGCTCGCCGCCCTCGACCATGTCGAGGAGCTGGGCGAGATGGACGCCGACGCAGGCTGGGACGCGGACGCCTGGGGCGAGGCCATGGACAAGTACTGGGACGAGTACGACGACCTCGGCACCGGCCCCAATGCCCGCGGCCCGAAGCTCCTGGTGATCGAGGAGGAGCCGGCGAACCGTCTGTGGCGCGTCCGCCAGATCTTCGACGACCCGAACGGGGACCATGACTGGGGCATCAGCGCGGAGATCGACCTCGCCGCCTCCGACGCGGAGGGCCGCGCGGTGGTCCGCGTCACCGACGTAGGCCAGTTGTGA